One Stenotrophomonas maltophilia R551-3 genomic window, GCTGTGGCAGACCATCATCCACTGCGTGTTCATCCTGTCGGCGATCGGCATCGCCTGGACCGACAAGCTGATGTCCAACAGCCACAGCAAGGCGCACGACAAGGCGCACGACCACTGATGTAACGGCCACCAGCGACGCATTGCCGCTGCCCTGTTCCGGCCATCGCCCTTGTACGCGGCGGTGGCCGGGATGCTAGATTGCTCCCTCGCCGTTGCCGGCGGTGGCGTCGGGAAACGTCACCCTGCCGCGCCCGGACCGCTGGTCCCGGCCATGCATATCAATGATTTACGTCACGTCGTCTTCTAGAGGGGAGCAGGATGTCGCACGTCTCAACGATCACCGCCGCGCGCCGGTGGCTGCCGGTTGCCCTGGCACTGGCACTGGCCGCCTGCTCGGGCAAGGAAGAAACCCCGGCGCCCGCACCCGCCACGACGCCCGCCGCGGCTACATCGACAGCACCGGTGGTCGCCGCCAAGGTGCAGTCGATGGGCACCGAACAGCTGCGCGAATCGGCCAGCCAGGCGCTGCGCGAGAACCGCATGTATGCACCGGCCGGCGACAACGCCATCGAGTACTACCTGGCGCTGCGCGACAAGACGCCGGACGACGCCTCGGTGAAGAGCGCGCTGACCGATCTGCTGCCCTACACCCTGATCGCCGCCGAGCAGCACCTCGGCCGTGAGGACTACCCCGAAGCGCAGCGCCTGGTGGCGCTGATCGAAAAGGTGGACGCCTCCGCCCCCGCCCTGCCGCGCCTGAAGGAAGGCCTGGCCAAGGGCGTGGAGAACGCGGCCAAGCGCACCGAGACTGAAGCCGAGAAGGCAAAGAAGGACGCCGAAGACCGGACCAAGCAGCAGGCCGAACAGCAGCGCCTGACCGAGCAACGCGCCAAGGAAGCCGATGCGGCCAAGCAGATCGCCGCGCAACAGGACGCCGCGCGCCGCGACAGCGAGCGCCAGGAAGCCGAGCGCCAGGCCACCGCCCGCCGCGAGGCCGAGCAGAAGCAGCAGCAAGCGGCCGCCCAGCAGGCCAGTGCCGCACGCCAGGCCACGGCAGCGGCGGCACCGAGCCTGCGCCCGGTCAGTACGCCGGCACCGCGCTATCCGGCCGAGGCGCTGCGCGCAGGCACTTCCGGCGAAGTGCTGGTGGAGATCACCGTCGGCACCGACGGCTCGGTAGTCAACGCCCGAGTGCTGCGCGCGACACCCGGCCGCGTCTTCGACCGCGAAGCCCTGAACGCGGTCAAGCGCTGGCGCTTCGAGCCGGTCAACGCACCGGTCACCACCCGCCGCACCCTGGTGTTCGCACCGGGCGGCGGCTGACCGCCAAAAGGGGACGGAGGGGATTAAGTCGTTTCCGCCCCCTCCATGACGCCAAGGCCCGGTCCGTCCGGGCCTTGTCCGTTTCAGCAGACGCTGTCGATCAGGCGTTGCAGCGCCGGATCACGCGCGGCCAGCACCTGGAACAGGCCCAGCGCATGCAGACCCGGCAACAGTGCGCGCAGGTCGGCCTCGGCGGTGGTGCGGAGGGTGGGATCACTGGCCGGGTCCTGCCAGTCGCGGACACTGGCCAGGAACGCGCCAACGCTGCCCTTGCGTACGGTGAGGCCGTTCACCTGCACGTCGTTCTGGTGATCGGGGAGGATGTCCTGTGGCTGCATAGGGAAGCGCTCCGTTGAAGTTGGCTCCAGTGTCGGGGCCCGGACGCGACGTTTCTGCCGTATAACTGCCAATCGATATGGCAGATCAGACAACCACCGTATTACTCGACCCCGCGTTGGCCGATGCCGCCGACGGACCGGTGGTGCTGGCGGCCCGGCTGCGCCAGCACGGTATGCGTCGCACGGCCCGCCACCAGCATGCACGCGGCCAGCTGCTGGGTGCACAGCAGGGGCTGCTGCGGATCGCCGCCGACGACCTACACTGGCTGCTGCCCGCAGGTCACGTCGCCTGGATACCGCCCTTGCTGCCTCACGCGCTGCTGAGCGCAGACGGGTTCGATGGCTGGAGCCTGTACTTCAACGCCGAGGCCTGCCTGGGTCTGCCCTCCACACCGCGCATTTTCCAGCCCAATGCACTGCTGCAGGCGGCGACAATACGTGCGCTGCGATGGCCCCATCGGCCGCTGGATGCTGCGCAGGCACGACTGGCCGGTGTGATCGCCGATGAGATTGCCGCCAGCACGCCTCTGCCGCTTGCCCTGCCACAACCACGTGACCGGCGACTGCAGAAGATCGCCGCCGCACTGGCGCGCGCACCGCACGACAACCGCAGCATCGAGGACTGGGCCACCCGCAGCGGTCTGTCCAGCCGCAGCCTGGCGCGCCATTGGCTGGCCGAGACCCACATGACGCTGAGTCAATGGCGGCAACGCCTGCGGGTGCTGCTGGCACTGCCACGCCTGCTGTCCGGCGAGCCGGTGATCAGCGTCGCGCTGTCCATGGGCTACGACACACCCAGTGCCTTCATCGCCGTGTTCAAGCGCGAGATGGGGGTGACGCCTGCAAGGTATGGAAAAGGGGACGGAGGGGATTAAGTCGCTTCTGCCCTACCCCACACCATCTCGCGGCATCGCCTGATGCCCTCCGCAGTTACAGCCGCGGCACGCTGGTTGCTCCTCGGACCCGTGAGCTCCCATGCCTCGACAAGCACGCCTGATGCTGGCCGGCCAGCCTTACCATGTAACCCAGCGCGGAGTGAACAAGGGGGCGATCTTCGTTGACGATATAGACCGCCAGTTGTTTCTGCATCTGTTGCACGGCGCCTTCCTGAAACACCATGTCGCGCTGCACGCATACGTACTGATGGGCAATCACGTCCATCTATTGGCCACACCCTCCACTCAGGTCGGCTTGGCCAACGCGATGCGGATGCAGGGCAACAACTATGTCCAGGCGTTCAATCAGCGGCATGAGCGCAGCGGACCTCTCTGGCAGGGCCGATTCCATTCTTCGATGGTGGACAGTGATGCCTACTTGCTCAGCGTCTATCGCTACATCGAACTCAATCCCGTTCGCGCAGGCATGGCAGCCCATGCGGAAGATCACCCATGGTCGAGCGTGCATGGAAACCTGCAGCGCCGCGATGATCCGATGCTGACGGAACATCCCGCCTTTCAGGCACTGGCCCCGACCAAGCGACAGCGGACGACGCTCTATGCGCAGTTCCTGCGGGATCTGAATGCGTCCGCCGACCTGCCTGCAATCCGCGCCCACAGTACTGCGCAACATCCATTGGGAAATGCGACGTACTTGCAAATGGTGGAAGAAACACTGGGGCGACCGGTGGTGCTGCGCAAGCGGGGACGCCCCCGAAAGGCGGGGATGGGAGAGGCAGAAACGACTTAATCCCCTCCGTCCCCTTTTTCCGGTCAGCCGGAGATCGCCAGGCGCTCGTTGTGGTAACGGCGCACGACGGCGAACCACAGCAGTGCGGCCAGGCCGAGGCTGGCACCGAGATAGATGGCCCACACCGCCGGCGTGATCGTCTCATGGCGGATCACCTTCAACAGCATCTGGTTCTGCGACAGGAACGGCACGGCGTACTGCCACAGCTCGCTCTTCAGCGGGTACGCCACCAGTGCGTAGCCAGGCATCATCGGCAGCAGCATCAGCCAGGTCATATGGCTCTGCGCTTCCTTCATGCTCTTTGCCGCCGCCGACAGGAAGGTCAACAGCGAGGTGCCGATCATCAGCATCGGCACCATCACCAGCAGCATCTGCAGCATCGAGGCGACGTTCATGTTGAACTGGCGGCCGATGTTGCCGGGCGCGATCTGTGCGCTCACCTTGAATGCGACCAGGGTCAGCAGCAGTGACACGAAGCCAACCACGCAGGCAGCCGCGATCTTGCCGCTGACGATCGCGCTGCGCGAGCCGGGCGTGGCCAGCAGCGGTTCCAGTGACTGCCGCTCGCGCTCGCCGGCGGTGGCGTCCATCACCAGATAGGCACCGCCAATGAACGAGGTCAGCGTGAGCAGCACCGGCAGCAGCATCGACAGGATCATGCCGCGCTTGGCCTCGGCACTGGCCAGGTCCTGGCGTGCCACGTCCAGCGGCCGCGCTACCTGCGCGTCGACGCCACGCGCCATCAATCGCAACGCACCGACCTGGCCGTTGTAGGTGGCCAGCGCCGCTTCCAGCCGCGCACTGGGCACTTCAGCGGCACGGCGGGTACTGTCCTTGATCACTTCCACCAGCGCCGGCTTGCCGTCGGCCCAGTCCTTGCCGAAGTCATCGCTGATGCGCAGCGCCACGTCGATGTCCTGGCTGC contains:
- a CDS encoding energy transducer TonB, translating into MSHVSTITAARRWLPVALALALAACSGKEETPAPAPATTPAAATSTAPVVAAKVQSMGTEQLRESASQALRENRMYAPAGDNAIEYYLALRDKTPDDASVKSALTDLLPYTLIAAEQHLGREDYPEAQRLVALIEKVDASAPALPRLKEGLAKGVENAAKRTETEAEKAKKDAEDRTKQQAEQQRLTEQRAKEADAAKQIAAQQDAARRDSERQEAERQATARREAEQKQQQAAAQQASAARQATAAAAPSLRPVSTPAPRYPAEALRAGTSGEVLVEITVGTDGSVVNARVLRATPGRVFDREALNAVKRWRFEPVNAPVTTRRTLVFAPGGG
- a CDS encoding ABC transporter permease, with protein sequence MSMMTTLMTVMRKELRDLSRDRRTLLLTLLFGPLLYPVLLLGMGKLAESRVRTQIEQPLQIPTIGAENAPNLVRFLAAQGLNTAPAPKDLAEAIRSQDIDVALRISDDFGKDWADGKPALVEVIKDSTRRAAEVPSARLEAALATYNGQVGALRLMARGVDAQVARPLDVARQDLASAEAKRGMILSMLLPVLLTLTSFIGGAYLVMDATAGERERQSLEPLLATPGSRSAIVSGKIAAACVVGFVSLLLTLVAFKVSAQIAPGNIGRQFNMNVASMLQMLLVMVPMLMIGTSLLTFLSAAAKSMKEAQSHMTWLMLLPMMPGYALVAYPLKSELWQYAVPFLSQNQMLLKVIRHETITPAVWAIYLGASLGLAALLWFAVVRRYHNERLAISG
- a CDS encoding AraC family transcriptional regulator, which translates into the protein MADQTTTVLLDPALADAADGPVVLAARLRQHGMRRTARHQHARGQLLGAQQGLLRIAADDLHWLLPAGHVAWIPPLLPHALLSADGFDGWSLYFNAEACLGLPSTPRIFQPNALLQAATIRALRWPHRPLDAAQARLAGVIADEIAASTPLPLALPQPRDRRLQKIAAALARAPHDNRSIEDWATRSGLSSRSLARHWLAETHMTLSQWRQRLRVLLALPRLLSGEPVISVALSMGYDTPSAFIAVFKREMGVTPARYGKGDGGD
- a CDS encoding transposase produces the protein MPRQARLMLAGQPYHVTQRGVNKGAIFVDDIDRQLFLHLLHGAFLKHHVALHAYVLMGNHVHLLATPSTQVGLANAMRMQGNNYVQAFNQRHERSGPLWQGRFHSSMVDSDAYLLSVYRYIELNPVRAGMAAHAEDHPWSSVHGNLQRRDDPMLTEHPAFQALAPTKRQRTTLYAQFLRDLNASADLPAIRAHSTAQHPLGNATYLQMVEETLGRPVVLRKRGRPRKAGMGEAETT